Within the Thermoanaerobaculia bacterium genome, the region AGCTCGCCGTCGCCACGATCGAGCTCTGCGTCCACGGCCTCTTCCCGCGCCTCCCGGACCCCGGAGAGGCAGCCTGGAAGAGTCTCTACCTCTTCGCCTCGGTGCCCGCCCCGCCGGAGATGATCTTCGGACCCGATCCGGTGGCGTTTCTCGCCTGGAGCGCCCGCATGGATCCCCAGCCGAGCCAGGCCGCCAAGGTGCGACCGGTGCTCTCCACGGGCGTTGACGGCGGGCTCCGGATCGGTCTCGAGCTGCGCTCTCCGGCGCCGGCATCCGTGGGCCGCGGCGGCAAGCTCGCGCGCCCCGGCACCGAGTCGGAGATCCACGAGCGCACGACGAACTTCACCGTCGACGATCTCGTCGGTCGCCCGCGGCTGCAGGAGGGCGTCTACCTTCTCTCCTGCGGCAAGCAGGGTTGGGACCGCGGTTGGCGCGGCACACTCGACGAGCTGCGCGGGCTCGACGGCTTCGATTCGGTCGCGATCGGCATCCGCCGCCTCGAATGAAGCTCCCCGAGGGCGGCGCCGGGGCGGCCGGCGGCGAGGTCACGTTGCGGGCGGAGACCCCAGCGGATCGTGGTTTTCTGTTCTCGGTCTACGCCGCGACGCGCGACGCCGATCTCGAGCAGGTGCCCTGGACCGACGCCCAGAAGCAGGCTTTCCTCTGGCAGCAGTTCGAGGCCCAGGACCATGAGTACCGGCGTGCTTATCCCGACGGTCGCTTCTCGGTCATCGAGCTCTCCACCAACCCGGTCGGCCGGCTCTACCTCCGGCACGGCGCGACCGACACCCGCATCATCGACCTGGCGCTCCTCCCCGAGTTCCGCAACTGGGGTATCGGCAGCCGGCTGCTGGGCGATCTGACGCGAGATGCCGACCACTCGGGCCGCTCCCTCTCGATTCACGTCGAGGTCTTCAACAGCGGCGCGCGGCGCCTCTACGAGCGCTTCGGCTTCGAGGTCACCGAGGACAAAGGGGTCTACCTGCTCCTCACCCGGCCGCTGCAGCCGAGGCGATAGTCGAAGAACTGTCGGGTTGATCCACCATATCTGCTGCTGTATCTTGCCCACATGGGCATGAAGGCGGTACAGATCTCGATCGACACGGAGCTCCTGCGCCGGATCGACCACGACCCAGAGGCGCGCGCAGACGGTCGCTCGGCTTTCGTTCGCACCGCCGTTGAGGTCTATCTCGCCGCCAAGGAGCGGCGTGAGGTCGAGGCGCAACTCGTCAAGGCGTACAGCGGGCAATCCGATGCCATGCTCGACGAGGTGGCCGAGCTCCTGAGTGGGCAATCGTGGCCGAACGAATGAGCCGGGGCCAGATCTGGATGCTCGAGCTCGCCCGCCCCGACAAACGACGGCCGGTGCTCATCCTGAGTCGTTCCAGCCTCATTCCTCTCCTGCAAACGGTGACGGTGGCTGCCGTGACCTCGACGCTTCGCGGGGCCCCCACCGAGGTGGCGCTGGATCTCGCGGAAGGTCTGAAGCAGACGTCGTGCGTGAACCTCTGCAATCTCTTCACCGTCCGCAAGGATCAACTACGGACCTTCGTCGGGAGCCTCAGCCGGCAGAAGATGTCCGATGTATGCCGGGCGCTGGATGTAGCGACAGGGTGCGGCAGCGAATGAGGCGGCATGCCCAGCGCCGCACGACGAGCGCGGGCTTCGCGCCGTTCACGCTCGCCGACGAGTAGGTACTACCTCAGATCCAGAGCAGCCCGAGCGCGAGCAGGCCGCCCAGGATGGCGAGCGCCGCGACCACGCGCAGGCGGAAGGCGTTCGCGCCGAGCGCCGTCGCGACCGCCGCCTTGAAAACCGTGTTGGCGAGCATGCCGACGATCAGACCGCGCGCCGCGGTCTCGGGCGCGAGAGCGGCTGGACCGTCGGCGGCCGCGCCCGATCGCCCCGCGAGCTCGGTGATCGAGAAGGTGAGAGCGTCCATGTCGGTCAGGCCGAGGAGAGCCGAGCTCGCCACCAGGCCCGTCGAACCGACGCGTTCGCGCAGTGCCTCGAGTACCCAGAGGACGATCTGGAAGAGGAGCGCCATCTGGATCGCCGCTCCGAGGCGCAGCGGATTGTCCGGAATCCGCGGCGCGCCGTCGCCCTGCGCCTTGCGGAACCAGGCGTAGGCGATCGCGATGGCGCCCGCGACGAGCGGCAGGACGAGGGCGGGCGCGAGCGCCTTGGCCACGGGCAGGTAGAGCGCCGCCGAGACCAGGCCGACCCGCAGCGGCAGGATGGTGCAGGCGGCGACGACGCCGAGCGCCAGCGCCTTGGCGGCAGGCGCATTGTCGGGCTCGTGGCGGCTCTCGCGCGCGAAGTTGAAGGTGACCGCCGTCGACGACACCAGGCCGCCGAGGAAACCGGCTACGCTGTAACCGCGCTCCGGCCCGACGAGACGCAGCGCGATGTAGCCGGCGAACGACAGCCCGGCGAAGATCAGCACTACGGCCCAGAGCTTCTGCGGCTCGATGCCGCCCAACTTCTCGATCGGACCGTGGGGCAGTACCGGCAGCACGACGAGAGCGAGAACGGCGAATCGCGCTCCGGCCTCGAGCCCGACCGACTCGAGGCGCGCGACGGCGGCATGCATCCGGCCCTTCTCGACCAGCACCAGCGCCGTGCCCGCGGCGACCGCGCTGGCGACGGTGAGCATGCCGAAGCCAGCCGCCGCGCCGGCGCCGAGTACCAGCAGGCCCGCCACCTCGGAAGTGGCGTCGATCGTCCCACGCCAGGCCGAGACGAGATAGGCGAGCAGCACCAGGGAGAGGCCGGCGGCGAACAGAACGAGGCCGAACAGGGGGTCGACCGCGCGGAAGAGCACGGCCGCGAACCCGCCGGTGAGGCCGAGGAGCAGAAACGTCCGCACTCCGCCGAACCGGGCGGGCTCTCCCGGCCGGCGCGCCGACCATTCACGCTCGATTCCGACCGCAAGGCCGCCCAGTGCGGCCACGGCCAGATTGAGGAGTGTCGTCTGCAGTTCGGAGGTCATGGTTCCGCGCGCTCCCCGGCACGCTCCGCCCCGGTCATCGTCGCCCGCATCGCAGTGGCGGCAGCGAGTGCCAAACCCGCAGCGAGGGCGTTCCAGGCGACGTCACGCAGATCGTACATCCGGTTGGGCAGAACCCCCTGCACCGCCTCGTCGAGCCATCCGATCAGGGTGACGGCTCCCAGCGCCCAGATGTCGACGCTGGTGACGCGCTCGCCGAGCGCCCGAACGGCGACGCTTTCCGCGACCGCCGCGCGGACCAGCAGCGCCAGTGCTCCGTACTCGACGAGATGGAGGCGCTCCTGCGGCACCTCCATGGCGAGGGCGAGGCCGGCGTAGACCGCGCCGGTCGCGGCCAGCACCAGCCAGGCCAGTAGCGGCGCGCGGCGCCGCGCCAGAGAGCCGACCGTCGCCGTCGCGCAGAAAAGGAAGAGGGCGGCGATGCTCACACGCAAGAGATTGCGCGAGCGCAACGCGTCGAGGACGAATTGCAGCGGATAGAGCGCCGCGAGCAGGGCGCCCACCGCGACCGCGACGGCGATCCAGAGCCGCCGCTCGCGAGCGCTGCGGAAAGGAGGCACGGCGGAAGCCTAGCCCAGCCGCTCGGGTCGACGAACCCGGGCGGCCGGGAACCCCGGCTCAGTCCATCTGCTTGCGGAGGACGGTCGGGATGTCGTAGTCGTCGACGTTCGACCAGTTCGGCCCGAAGCCGCCCGGATCGTCGCCGCGCGAGCCCTGGGCGAGCACCTTGCGGTAGAACGGGAGCTCCGCCGCTGCCTCCTCGCGCTTCGGCTCGGGAGCGGACGTCCGGCTTGCAGCTCCGCTGCCTGCCGACGCCGCGTAGCGCGGGCCGATCGGCGCGGAGCTCGCGCCGGCACTCGAACGCAGCGGCATACCGGCGGAGGCCGCGGCGCGCTCGGGCGTCTCGCCCGCATAGCGGAAACCGGTCGCGATCACCGTGACCTTCATCTCTTCGTCCAGGCTCTCGTCGATCACCATGCCGGTGATGATATTGGCGTCCGGATCGACGGCGCCCTGAATGATGCGCGCGGCCTCCGCGACTTCGTGAAGGGTGAGATCCCGACCTCCCGAGACGTTGATCAGCACACCCTTGGCACCTTCGATCGAGGTCTCCTCGAGCAGCGGCGAGCTGATCGCCCGCTGCGACGCCTCGAGGGCCCGATTCTCGCCCTTGGCGATGCCGGTGCCCATGAGCGCCATTCCCATTCCGGACATGATCGCCCGGACGTCGGCGAAGTCGACGTTCACCTCGCCGGGAACAGTGATCAGGTCGGAGATCCCCTGCACCGCCTGGCGCAGCACGTCGTCGGCGATCCGGAAGGCCTCGGCGAGCGGCGTGCCGCGCTCCACGAAGGAGAGCAGGCGCTCGTTCGGGATGGTGATCAGGGTGTCGACCGAGTCGCGCAGCTCCTCGATACCGCGTTCGGCGATCTGCATCCGGCGCCGGCCTTCGAAGGCGAACGGCTTGGTCACCACCGCGACGGTGAGCGCCCCGATCTCGGAGGCGAGCGAGGCCAGGATCGGCAACGCGCCGGTACCGGTGCCGCCGCCCATGCCGGCGGTGAGGAAGATCATGTCGGCGCCGTCGAGCATCTCGAGGATGCGCTCGGTGTCCTCGAGCGCGGCTTTCCTTCCCACCTCGGGGTCGGCGCCCGCGCCTAAGCCCCGGGTGATCTCCCGGCCGAGCTGCAGCTTGAGCTGGGCCTTGCACTTGGCGAGCGCCTGGAGGTCGGTGTTGCCGGCGATGAACTCGATGCCGCGCAGATTGGAGGCGATCATCCGGTTCACGGCGTTGCCGCCGCCGCCGCCGACGCCGATCACCTTGATCTTCGCAGGCACCACGTCGCAGTCCAGCATCGACATCGAGACCCTTCGTGCCTCTTCCCGGTCATCGAACAGAATCATGATCGTTCTCCCTATCGAAATATTCGGTTATGTTCAGAGCAGGTCCGAGAAGACGTTGCGCAGGCTTCCCATCACGCCGCGCACCGAGAAGCCACCGCGCCGCGGACGGCGCTCGTGGTTCTGTTCGGCGGCGACCGCGTACTGCAGGAGGCCGGCGGCCGTCGACCAGCCCGGCGAATGGATGACGTCGACGAGCCCGCCCAGCCCGTGCGGCAGGCCGTAGCGGACGCTGGCGTTGAAGGCTTGGCCGCAGAGCTCGAGCAGGCCGTCGAGCTGAGCTCCCCCGCCGGTGAGGACGATGCCGCCGCGCAGCTGCCCGTCCCAACCGTTCTTGCCCAGATCCTCGCGCACGAGCGAGACCAGCTCCTCGGCGCGCGGCTGCAGGATCTCGCAGATTTCGCGCTTCGGAACGACCCGCGGCGCCCCTCCGGCGACCGCCGGCACCGAAACGCCCTCCTCCTCCTGGACCATCGAGAGCAGGCAGCAGCCTTCGCGGATCTTGATCCGCTCGGCCTCGGCGTAAGGCGTTCGCAGGACCATGGCGAGGTCGTTGGTGAAGTGGCCGGCGCCGATCGGCAGGACCGCCGAGTGCTGGATCTCGCCTTCGGAAAACAGCGCGTAGCCGGTGGTGCCGGCGCCGATGTCGATGAGCAGCACGCCGAGGTCGCGCTCGTCCGGCGTCAGCACGGCCTCGGCCGTCGCGAGCGGCTCGAAGACCATCTCCGCGACCTCGATGCCGGCGCGATTGACGCAGGTGAGCAGCGTCTTCGAGCGCGTCACCTGGCCGGTGATGAGGTGGACCTGAACCTCGAGCCGGCCTCCCAGCATCCCGAGGGGATCGCTGATGCCGCCCTGCTCGTCGACCACGAACTCCTGCGCGATGGCGTGCAGGATCTCGCGATCGGAGGGTAGCGCCGCCGACTGGGCCGCGCCGAGCGCGCGCTGGATGTCGGTCTTCCCGATCTCGCGGTCCTTCCGCGCCACCGACACCATGCCGCGCGCGTTCACGCAGCGCACGTCGGCCCCGGCCACTCCGACGTAGGCGCGCGAGATCTCCACACCGGCCATGACTTCGGCCTCTTCGCTCGCGGCCTTGAGGGCTTCCACGGCCGCCTCGACATTCACGATGTTGCCGCGCCGTGTGCCCCGGTTGGGAGCGGTGCCACGGCCGGCGACCTCGAGCGCACCCTTCCCGTCACGCTGCCCGATGAGCACCGCGACCTTGGAGGAGCCGATGTCGATTCCTACGACGTACTGTTCTGCTTTGGCCATGACCCTGAACCCTCTCTAGAGTGCGGGTTGAAAAATGATCCGACGATCAAATCGGAGATCGATGAATGAAAGCTTCGGGTAACGCTGGTCGAGCTTCGGGAGGAGCCTCTCGAGCTCCGCCAGTCGCTCCTTGAGTGTGCCGGAACGCACCAGAAGGGGGAACGCGAGCTCCCCGAGATAGAGACGAAAGTCGCCTTCGCCCAGGACCTCGATCTCGGAGAGGCTGGCGGCCCATCGCGGCGCGGTCGCTTCGAGCTCGCGCGCGACCGCGAAGGCTCCCGCTGGCGCCGCGCCGGTCGACGGCGCGACCGACACCAGAAGCAGATCGCGCGGGCCGCGCAACGGGTCGCGCACGGGATCCAATGCCGCGATCGTCCGGCCCTCGGCGTCGAGGTAGGCGAGTGTCAGGCCGTCGCGTAGCAGCGCCGCCGGCCGGCGCTCGACGAGCGAGACGCGCAGCTCGTTCGGCAGGCGCTTCTGCACGGTGACGCCTTCGACCCACGGATTCGCCGACAACATCTCCTCGACGAGCGGCAACGGCAGCGAGAGCAGATTGGCGCCCAGCAACGGTGAGAGCGCCCGGTCCACCCAGGCGCGCTCGACGAACCGGTTGCCGTCGACGTCGAGCCGCGTCAGGGCGAAGGTCGGCGAGGAGAAGAGCCAGAGGCCGATCGCGATCGGCGCGCCGACCAGCAGCAGCGCCTGCGCGAAGTGCCGACCGAGCGCCAGCCAGGGGCTCTTCCTGCGGACGCGCACCGCACTCGCGGGGCGCCGGAACGGCAACACCCGCGCCTCGGCGGCCGGCGTCAGGTCGCGGGCCGTCACGCGGCCCCCCCCTTCACCAGCGCCTCGGCGAGGCGGTAGATGTCGCCCGCGCCCAGGGTCATCACGACGTCGCCGTCGTCGATGCCGGCGAGGAGCGCCGGCACGGCGTGCCAGTCGGCGCAATAGTCCACCCTCGGATGCCCGACCGCCTGCGCGGCGCGCGCCACGAGCTCGCCCGAAACGCCCTCGATCGGTCGCTCGCGTGACGGATAGACGTCGGTGACGACGACATGGTCGGCCGCCGACAGCGCCCGGCCGAAATCCTCGGCCAGATCGCGGGTCCGCGAGTAGAGATGCGGCTGGAACACGGCGTGCAGCACGCGGCGGGGGAAGACCTGCCGGGCGGCTGCGAGCGTCGCCTGGACCTCCGTGGGATGGTGCGCGTAGTCGTCCACCACCTCGGCGCCGCGGAACTGGCCGAGGCGCTCGAAGCGCCGGTGCACGCCGCCGAAGCCGGCGAGAGCGCGCGCCACGACCGGCATCGGGATGCCGAGGGCGAGCGCCACGCCCACCGCGGCGAGGGCATTGCGCACGTTGTGCAATCCAGCGAGCGGCAACTGCAGCCGCCCGAGCTCTCCCTGCGTCCGGTGACGCACCGTGAGCGAGGTACCGTCCGGCGACATCTCCAGCGCCTCGCCCCGCAGCAGGCACTCTTCCCCGAGGCCGTAGGTCGTCAACCGGCGGTCCGCGAGGCGCGGCAGGAGGGCCGCGACGTTCGGATCGTCGGCGCAGACGATGACCTGGCCGAAGAACGGG harbors:
- a CDS encoding FtsQ-type POTRA domain-containing protein: MTARDLTPAAEARVLPFRRPASAVRVRRKSPWLALGRHFAQALLLVGAPIAIGLWLFSSPTFALTRLDVDGNRFVERAWVDRALSPLLGANLLSLPLPLVEEMLSANPWVEGVTVQKRLPNELRVSLVERRPAALLRDGLTLAYLDAEGRTIAALDPVRDPLRGPRDLLLVSVAPSTGAAPAGAFAVARELEATAPRWAASLSEIEVLGEGDFRLYLGELAFPLLVRSGTLKERLAELERLLPKLDQRYPKLSFIDLRFDRRIIFQPAL
- a CDS encoding DUF4010 domain-containing protein, producing the protein MTSELQTTLLNLAVAALGGLAVGIEREWSARRPGEPARFGGVRTFLLLGLTGGFAAVLFRAVDPLFGLVLFAAGLSLVLLAYLVSAWRGTIDATSEVAGLLVLGAGAAAGFGMLTVASAVAAGTALVLVEKGRMHAAVARLESVGLEAGARFAVLALVVLPVLPHGPIEKLGGIEPQKLWAVVLIFAGLSFAGYIALRLVGPERGYSVAGFLGGLVSSTAVTFNFARESRHEPDNAPAAKALALGVVAACTILPLRVGLVSAALYLPVAKALAPALVLPLVAGAIAIAYAWFRKAQGDGAPRIPDNPLRLGAAIQMALLFQIVLWVLEALRERVGSTGLVASSALLGLTDMDALTFSITELAGRSGAAADGPAALAPETAARGLIVGMLANTVFKAAVATALGANAFRLRVVAALAILGGLLALGLLWI
- a CDS encoding VanZ family protein, whose amino-acid sequence is MPPFRSARERRLWIAVAVAVGALLAALYPLQFVLDALRSRNLLRVSIAALFLFCATATVGSLARRRAPLLAWLVLAATGAVYAGLALAMEVPQERLHLVEYGALALLVRAAVAESVAVRALGERVTSVDIWALGAVTLIGWLDEAVQGVLPNRMYDLRDVAWNALAAGLALAAATAMRATMTGAERAGERAEP
- the ftsA gene encoding cell division protein FtsA; the encoded protein is MAKAEQYVVGIDIGSSKVAVLIGQRDGKGALEVAGRGTAPNRGTRRGNIVNVEAAVEALKAASEEAEVMAGVEISRAYVGVAGADVRCVNARGMVSVARKDREIGKTDIQRALGAAQSAALPSDREILHAIAQEFVVDEQGGISDPLGMLGGRLEVQVHLITGQVTRSKTLLTCVNRAGIEVAEMVFEPLATAEAVLTPDERDLGVLLIDIGAGTTGYALFSEGEIQHSAVLPIGAGHFTNDLAMVLRTPYAEAERIKIREGCCLLSMVQEEEGVSVPAVAGGAPRVVPKREICEILQPRAEELVSLVREDLGKNGWDGQLRGGIVLTGGGAQLDGLLELCGQAFNASVRYGLPHGLGGLVDVIHSPGWSTAAGLLQYAVAAEQNHERRPRRGGFSVRGVMGSLRNVFSDLL
- a CDS encoding GNAT family N-acetyltransferase: MKLPEGGAGAAGGEVTLRAETPADRGFLFSVYAATRDADLEQVPWTDAQKQAFLWQQFEAQDHEYRRAYPDGRFSVIELSTNPVGRLYLRHGATDTRIIDLALLPEFRNWGIGSRLLGDLTRDADHSGRSLSIHVEVFNSGARRLYERFGFEVTEDKGVYLLLTRPLQPRR
- a CDS encoding type II toxin-antitoxin system PemK/MazF family toxin, which gives rise to MSRGQIWMLELARPDKRRPVLILSRSSLIPLLQTVTVAAVTSTLRGAPTEVALDLAEGLKQTSCVNLCNLFTVRKDQLRTFVGSLSRQKMSDVCRALDVATGCGSE
- a CDS encoding ribbon-helix-helix protein, CopG family produces the protein MKAVQISIDTELLRRIDHDPEARADGRSAFVRTAVEVYLAAKERREVEAQLVKAYSGQSDAMLDEVAELLSGQSWPNE
- a CDS encoding UDP-N-acetylmuramate--L-alanine ligase; translated protein: MFHRFAGLRHAHFVGIGGAGMSGIAEVLLQYEVTVSGCDQSQSEATERLRSLGVAIATSHSADHLDSVDLLVTSSAIAAANPEVIEAKRRGIAVVRRAEMLAELMRMKYGIAVAGTHGKTTTTSLVGAIMTEAGLDPTVIVGGRLRVSGTGARLGNSDFMVVEADEFDRSFLSLFPILAVITSIDRDHLDTYHDLDAIRDAFVAFASRVPFFGQVIVCADDPNVAALLPRLADRRLTTYGLGEECLLRGEALEMSPDGTSLTVRHRTQGELGRLQLPLAGLHNVRNALAAVGVALALGIPMPVVARALAGFGGVHRRFERLGQFRGAEVVDDYAHHPTEVQATLAAARQVFPRRVLHAVFQPHLYSRTRDLAEDFGRALSAADHVVVTDVYPSRERPIEGVSGELVARAAQAVGHPRVDYCADWHAVPALLAGIDDGDVVMTLGAGDIYRLAEALVKGGAA
- the ftsZ gene encoding cell division protein FtsZ, encoding MSMLDCDVVPAKIKVIGVGGGGGNAVNRMIASNLRGIEFIAGNTDLQALAKCKAQLKLQLGREITRGLGAGADPEVGRKAALEDTERILEMLDGADMIFLTAGMGGGTGTGALPILASLASEIGALTVAVVTKPFAFEGRRRMQIAERGIEELRDSVDTLITIPNERLLSFVERGTPLAEAFRIADDVLRQAVQGISDLITVPGEVNVDFADVRAIMSGMGMALMGTGIAKGENRALEASQRAISSPLLEETSIEGAKGVLINVSGGRDLTLHEVAEAARIIQGAVDPDANIITGMVIDESLDEEMKVTVIATGFRYAGETPERAAASAGMPLRSSAGASSAPIGPRYAASAGSGAASRTSAPEPKREEAAAELPFYRKVLAQGSRGDDPGGFGPNWSNVDDYDIPTVLRKQMD